Proteins encoded in a region of the Nicotiana tomentosiformis chromosome 9, ASM39032v3, whole genome shotgun sequence genome:
- the LOC138899177 gene encoding uncharacterized protein produces MRPISLINFNNKIISIVIHERLVGLLPNLISDEQDVFLKVRSIAKDVLLTQEIITDIRFKTIAGPNVVIKLNVTKAYDRISWLFLTMMLRKMGFCKRFIGLMYGIISNNWYSVLINGQPHDFFKSTRSVGNPLSPTLFILVVEALSRDVISLQLVMKFLSACEVASGQLVNKIKSAIYMHHSTSMEVVTMVERITGIGRQDFPFTYLACPIFYSRRRMEYYQGLFSKSMDIHLLSTVNPPNYVINKLHKIFAQFLWSSSIGGSSRHWESWNTLLIVPWREGSHIWRKMLECRDLIEQQITWHPEMGSSLFWFDNWTSLRALHFLVSYDFGIDESIHNVYDVVGEDVWNVDSLLKILHEEYALHIMGKLKPPTMQHILDVPFWMQETRGHFSVKTAWDYLSRRDEPRIAYKMIWVKGLPFKISFFMWKVWKAKLSLDDFM; encoded by the exons ATGAGGCCTATAAGCCTAATCAATTTTAACAACAAAATCATCTCAATAGTGATTCATGAGAGGTTAGTGGGGCTACTTCCTAATCTTATTTCTGACGAGCAAGATGTATTTCTGAAAGTGAGGAGCATTGCTAAAGATGTGCTTCTTACTCAGGAGATTATTACTGACATTAGGTTCAAAACAATAGCTGGCCCTAATGTAGTAATTAAGCTCAACGTGACAAAAGCTTATGATAGGATTTCTTGGTTATTTTTGACTATGATGTTAAGGAAGATGGGGTTTTGTAAGAGATTCATAGGGTTGATGTATGGAATTATTTCAAACAATTGGTACTCAGTGCTCATAAATGGGCAACCTCATGATTTTTTCAAATCTACTAGAAGTGTAGGGAATCCATTATCACCTACTCTATTCATTCTAGTTGTTGAGGCTTTGTCAAGGG ATGTTATTTCTCTACAATTAGTGATGAAGTTTTTGAGTGCATGTGAAGTTGCATCCGGCCAGTTGGTGAACAAGATTAAATCTGCTATCTATATGCACCATTCTACTAGCATGGAGGTGGTTACAATGGTGGAAAGGATCACTGGAATTGGAAGGCAGGATTTTCCATTCACTTACCTAGCTTGCCCTATCTTCTACTCTAGGAGAAGGATGGAGTACTACCAAGGTCTATTTTCTAAG AGCATGGACATTCACCTACTTTCAACTGTGAATCCTCCTAACTATGTTATAAACAAGTTGCATAAGATATTTGCTCAATTCCTTTGGAGTAGCTCTATTGGTGGCAGTAGCAGACATTGGGAATCTTGGAATACCTTAT TAATCGTTCCATGGAGGGAAGGGTCACATATATGGAGAAAGATGTTGGAATGCAGGGATTTGATTGAACAACAAATTACTTGGCATCCAGAAATGGGATCTTCTCtcttttggtttgataattggacGAGCTTAAGAGCTTTGCACTTCCTTGTTTCTTATGATTTTGGGATAGATGAATCAATCCATAATGTCTATGATGTGGTGGGGGAGGATGTATGGAATGTGGATAGTTTACTGAAGATTTTACATGAGGAATATGCATTACATATTATGGGGAAATTAAAGCCCCCTACTATGCAACATATTTTAGACGTGCCTTTTTGGATGCAAGAAACTCGAGGTCATTTTAGTGTGAAAACTGCTTGGGATTATCTGAGCAGGAGAGATGAACCAAGAATAGCTTACAAGATGATCTGGGTGAAGGGATTACCTTTCAAAATCTCATTCTTCATGTGGAAGGTTTGGAAAGCAAAACTATCTCTAGATGATTTCATGTGA